A stretch of the Pedobacter sp. MC2016-14 genome encodes the following:
- a CDS encoding RagB/SusD family nutrient uptake outer membrane protein produces MKKIIYILSAVITIGLGSGCKRTFDTPNESALDPSIVFSTPSLAEPAVAGILQSFGETNSYRGRYLVNYGINTDVEVYNSLKSTTGEQARLSNYNTNVDNGQMNTDNNAWAKFYEGIERANLAVSGLRKYGNIAANPEMAQILGEVLTIRAVLYNDLIKGWGDVPARFEPIELATNYLPRSDRDVIYKQLLADLAEAQNYLPWPNGNAKTSSVEHVSKAFAKGLRARLALGACGYAQRLDGTVRLSTDPDLTSAKMYAIAKKECVDIIDSKSLKLLAFKDVFVKLNEEAGAAGLESIWEIPFSENRGRVIFDLGVRHTTTDKYTAQARGGNDGPNPIMYYEYETGDVRRDVSIVSYEWTNGIQVPSALSRQYFGKYRYEWMKRRVTNTNDDGLNWMYMRYADVVLMAAEAVNAIDGHDAAAPYLKMIRDRAFPNDPAKVATFMTAATVSDATFQLAIENERALEFVGEMLRKADLIRWNKLSSKLNEAKTKLIQLENRQGKYATVNTKIYYKTLADGETVQIYGLNPGETGVPDASYTLNKTWTMVSSGEPTSYWESLFIKDPNLQQYWPIWQVFLNNSNGLLNNKNLGL; encoded by the coding sequence ATGAAAAAGATTATATATATACTATCCGCGGTAATCACAATTGGCTTAGGAAGCGGTTGTAAACGCACTTTTGATACTCCAAATGAGTCTGCTTTAGATCCGTCTATTGTTTTCTCAACACCTTCATTGGCCGAACCTGCTGTAGCAGGAATTCTGCAGTCATTTGGTGAAACCAATTCTTACCGTGGCCGTTATCTGGTAAATTATGGTATAAATACTGATGTTGAGGTTTATAACAGTTTAAAATCAACTACAGGTGAACAGGCAAGATTATCCAATTACAATACCAATGTAGATAATGGACAAATGAATACTGATAATAATGCCTGGGCAAAATTCTACGAAGGTATAGAAAGAGCCAATCTTGCGGTTTCAGGTCTTAGAAAATACGGTAACATAGCTGCAAATCCAGAGATGGCTCAGATTTTAGGTGAAGTTTTAACAATAAGAGCAGTTTTATATAACGACCTAATTAAAGGCTGGGGCGATGTGCCGGCACGTTTTGAACCAATTGAACTGGCTACTAATTATTTGCCAAGAAGTGATCGCGATGTGATTTATAAACAATTACTGGCAGATTTAGCTGAGGCTCAAAATTACCTGCCATGGCCAAATGGCAATGCAAAAACCAGTTCAGTTGAGCATGTAAGTAAAGCATTTGCAAAAGGTTTAAGAGCTCGTTTGGCTTTAGGTGCGTGTGGTTATGCTCAGCGTTTGGATGGTACCGTTCGTTTAAGTACGGATCCTGATCTAACTAGTGCTAAAATGTACGCCATTGCAAAAAAAGAATGTGTTGACATTATCGATAGCAAAAGTTTGAAACTGCTTGCTTTTAAAGATGTATTTGTAAAATTGAATGAAGAAGCCGGGGCAGCTGGTTTAGAATCTATATGGGAGATTCCATTTAGTGAAAACAGAGGAAGGGTAATTTTTGATCTTGGTGTAAGGCATACAACTACTGATAAATATACAGCACAAGCGAGAGGAGGAAATGATGGGCCAAATCCAATCATGTATTATGAATATGAAACCGGTGATGTGAGAAGGGATGTTTCAATAGTTTCTTATGAATGGACAAATGGGATACAGGTTCCTTCGGCCCTTAGTCGTCAATATTTTGGCAAATATCGTTACGAGTGGATGAAGCGAAGGGTAACCAATACCAATGATGATGGTTTAAACTGGATGTATATGCGCTATGCTGATGTGGTATTGATGGCTGCCGAGGCAGTGAATGCGATAGATGGACATGACGCTGCCGCTCCTTATTTAAAAATGATCCGTGACCGTGCATTTCCAAATGATCCTGCAAAAGTCGCCACATTTATGACAGCTGCTACTGTATCTGATGCTACTTTTCAACTTGCAATAGAAAACGAAAGGGCATTAGAGTTTGTTGGAGAAATGTTAAGAAAAGCTGATTTGATCCGCTGGAATAAGTTAAGTTCAAAACTGAACGAAGCAAAGACTAAATTGATTCAACTTGAAAACAGGCAAGGTAAATATGCTACTGTTAATACCAAAATTTATTACAAAACGCTTGCTGATGGAGAAACGGTTCAGATTTATGGCTTAAACCCAGGCGAAACAGGCGTTCCAGATGCATCTTATACATTAAATAAAACATGGACAA